The Kribbella jejuensis region GAAGCCTTGGCGGAGCCTGATAGCCATAGACGGTGTGGTCGATGTTGGCGCTGATCCGATTGGCTCGCCTCGATCTCTACCGCCGAGGTGTGCCACGAGTCGGCTTGCCGACTCCGAAGCGACGCGAAGCGCTCTTGATGCGTGCCGTGCGGACCGCACATCGAGCGGCCAGGGGAACGCGGCCAACTCGCCGGCCTTCGTCGATGCCGCCACCGATGCCGTGCTTGTCGGAGCTGACCAGTCGAGGATCGGCCGTACGCAGATGGCGCGGTGGAGGGCGTCGGCTAACAGGTCGCAAGCCCGGGGCGCCTTGATTCTTAAGAGGTCAATTGGGCAGACACGTCTGAAGCGTCCGACGGACGTGATGAAATGCGGCGTGAGCGTTTTTTCCATTATCGCTCGGACAGACCCGTCCGAGGCGGCGCACGGGGAGAGCCAGTTTCAGTATCTCGACCGCGTGGCAGGCCGCTATTGGGACCAAGTCCGCGACCTGATCGAAGACTGGTTCTCCCGACTGTGCACCGACGCTCAGAAAGATGTCAGGGGGCGTCTACGAGACAGGGACGACCGTCAGTTCACCGGGGCGTTCTTCGAGCTGTACCTCCACGAGTGTCTGCTGAGGATGGGCTACGCAGTGACATGTCACCCGAAGGTGGAGGGAACAACCCGTCGGCCAGACTTCCTGGCGCAGAAGGACAGTACGTCGATCTACTTCGAGGCACGCTCAACCTCGCTCAGCGACATTGACTTCGCCGCAACAGCGCGGCGCAACGCGGTATACCAGTCGCTCGATAAGCTGAACACTCCCAACTTCTTCCTTTGGATCGACGTGGTGCAGCAAGGCAACGGCTCACCGGGGGTTCGTCAGTTGCGACGCGATTTGGAGAACTGGCTCACTGGTCTCGACCCCGATGACTACGGCGAGGCGAAGCAGCGCGAAGACTTCGCCAGGTTCTCGTATGAGGAAGACGGCTGGGGTATTGAGTTTCACGCAATTCCCAAGACGGCTGAGGCTCGCGGGAAGGAAGGCGTGCGGCCGCTCGGGATCTTCGGCCCCCGCGGGGAGTGGCTGAACGACCAACAGGGAATCCGAAGCGCCCTCGCCACCAAGGGTTCGGCGTACGGCCAACTCGGCGCGCCATTCGTAGTCGCAGTGGCATCAAACAGTTGGTCCACCGATGATTGGGACGTGCGAAACGCCTTATACGGCACAGACGCCGTGCAGATTCGCAGGCTTGCAGACGGTACCGACGAAACCACTTCCATGCGCCTACCTGACGGGTACTGGTACGCTGGCGATCATTGGGCTCACCGTGGAGTCTCGGCGGTCCTTGTTGTGAAACAACTCCACCCTGCCCTCGTCGGCGGACAACAACAGACGATCTGGGAACACCCAGATCCGGAGATTCGCGTGGGCGCCTTGCCTATTTGGCGACGGTCCTTCGTAGGGCCAAACGGACACATCGAGTTCCAAACCCCCCAAAGCTCCCAGGCCGAGTGGTTCGGCCTAGGCAGTCCTTGGCCGGTTGGAGAACCTTTCCCCGAGTAGATCCCGCTCCGCAGCGGACGAGGCGAGCTTAGGGCGGTGACGTGGAACGCTGTTGATTGCAATCTGACTGAAGGACACATCGCATGGCAAGCGAACGACCCCGGCTGTCAGGTGGTCAGCCCGGGGTCGCTTGGTGGTGAGCGGGACGGGCGCGGATGCAGGGTCAGCACGCTCGCCCCGCCGATCAGGCAGTGATGCGCTTTCGAGGCTGGACGAATTGCCACTCCAGCCGGCCGTAGGTCTGAGTCGACATGCGAGGCGTGATCGGGCCGCGGGCTAGGTATGCCTCGACGCACCACGGGAGGAGGCCCACTGGGCATCGTCGGTCCGCAGCCCGGCCAGCGTGGCCTTCGTCGTAGCCCTTGAGCCATACGCCGTTGCAGCGGTTCTCCGCGAAAGCAGGCCAGGCCGACCGGTGTAACTGACGGTCCCGGGTGTTCCTTCGCCTAGTCATCTAGCCACTCTGCTCCGGTGTCGTCGCGGTGGTAGCCCTGGTGGTATCCCAGTCGGCAGACGCGCTCGGTCATCGGGTTGCGACCTTCGCACGGCTCGGCCGGCGCGCTCCGGAGCTCCGGCCATCCGAGTTCGTTTCGCTTCACGGGACGGTCACTGTCCCCCGACCACTCGACGCCACTGCCTGCCATCGACTCGACCATTGATGTGTCAGCCCCTTCTGCCACTGGTACCTTCGTGCTGTGGTGTTGACTCGCCGCGCCGCCCAGGTAACAGCACGTGATCCGGGTTTGGTGAGGCAGAAATGAGGCATCGGTGGGGCATCGGCGGCTCTCCCTGGCTCAGCGGCGTAAGTCCGTAGGGCTGAGCCAAGACGAGCTTGCCCACGCTCTTGGAGTCGAGCGGTCGACCGTGGTCCGCTGGGAGGCCGGCCGGACCGAGCCGCAAGCGTGGGTACGCCCCCACCTGGCGCGAGCGCTTCACCTGTCCGACGAACCGCTCGACGACTTGCTGTGCGCGGACGTCGGCTCGGATGCGGTGGATCGACGGGTCTTCGCCGGTCTGGCGACTGCACTGGCTCTCGCGCCCCTCGCTCGGGCGCGAATGGGCAGCCAGATCGGTACGACGCAGATTCGTCAGCTCCAGCAGCGAACCGCCCGCCTGCGACGACTGGATGACCACCTCGGCGGCATGGACACCTACGAGGTCTACACGAGCGAGATGGCGGCAACGGAGAAGCTGATCAAGACCGCCAGCTACAGCAGTGCGACAGCCCGAGCGTTGACCGGAGTGTTCGCCGAGCAGGCACAGATGGCTGGTTGGGCGGCATTCGACGCAGGCCGGTACGTCGAATCAAGGCGCCACTACACGGCGGCGCTGTCGGCGGCCAAGGAGTCTGGCGATCCCGGGCTAGAAGGCAACTCCCTGGCGTTCATGGCATATGAGAAGGCGGACACTCGGACTGCCGCCGAGTCGACACGCATCGCGGGCACCAAGGCGACGCCCCGAGTGCGCGCGCTATTGCATGAACGCCTTGCCTGGACCTACGCCGTGAGTGGGCAAATGTCCGCGACGGCGCGTGCGCTCGATGCCGCTACAGCCGCAATCAACGAGCCGTCACACTTCCCGGAGCCGGACTGGGTGTTCTGGGTTGACCCCCTGGAGATCGACATCATGGCCGGCCGCTGCTACACCGAACTTCACCGACCATCCCGCGCGGTCCCACTGCTGGACGACGCTCTTGCGCGATACGACGACACACACTCGCGTGACAAGGCGCTCTACAGCACATGGCTGGCTCACGCGCTCATGGACGCCGACGATCCCGAGCGGGCCGCATACGTAACGGAGCACGCAATCGACCTCGCGTCCGGCGTTGGATCTGTTCGCCCAGGAGATCGTCTGCGCGGTGTACTCAGTCGGTTGTCGCACTACGGCGGTCCCGAGGTGGCGGCCGTGCTCGAGCGGGCGCGCGGCTAGCCCTTCGTCGTCCGATCGACCCAGTCCAAGTATCTGGCGGATCCGGCGGTGATCGGGACGGCACTCACCTCGGGATTGGCCCAGGAGTGGTTCCCCAGCAGATGGGCCTCAAGTTCGGCGTACCGGCCTTCCGTCGTCTTCAGCAGCACCTGCCACTCTTCGCCTTCGCCGTACTGACCCTCGTGCCAAAAGATCGATACGACCGGCCCAACAATCTGGGCTCCCGCCGCAAGACCGGCACTGACCGCCGAGCCCGCGAGCTGGACCGCCTCATCACGCGTCGCCGTTGCCGTCGAGACCTGCAAGTAGCCAGACATGCCGTCGAGTCTAGGGCCGTCGCCTTCGCGGCAGCGGTTGGCTGGTCAGCCCGTTGTGATCAGGAGTATGCCGGCTACTACGACGGCGGCGGCGGTGGCTCGTTTGGGGCCGAAGCGTTCTTTGAAGAAGAGGGTGCCGATGAGGGCGCCGAAGATGATGCTGGTTTCTCGGAGGGCGGCGATGGTGGCCAGGGTGCCTCGGGTTTGGGCCCAGAGGACGAGGCCGTAGGCGATCATCGAGACCACGCCGCCGGCCAGGCCGGAGATGATCGCCGACCGCGGGAGGTTGAAGGTTTGTGGGCCGCGCCACAGCAGGATGACCAGCGGCAGGGCGAAGCCTTGGAGCATGAAGACCCAGCCCATGTACGTTGCCACCGGCATCTTGTGTACGGCGAGTCCGTCGACGACCGTGTACGACGCGATCGTCAGGCCGGTGCCGAGGGCGGCGAAGATCGCCGGGAGTTGGCTGCGGCCGGGGCGGCCGATGAAGACGATCGCGATCAGTCCGGCCGAGACGAGCAGTACGCCCGCCAGTTCGACCAAGGCCAGGTGTTGGTGCAGTACGACGATCGACACCAACGCCACCACCCACGGCGACGTACCGCGGGCCAACGGATACATCTGGCTGAACTGGCCGAGCTGGTACGACGCCAACAGCCCGCCGAGGTAGGCGAGGTGGATCAGCGCTGACGCGATGATGTACCCCCACGTCCCTGCCGGCGGGAGGCCCATCACGAGGACGGCGACTAGGCCGATGACACCCGCGGCCAGTTCGAACAGGGCCAGGCCGGCGACTCGGTCAGGTGCGCCGTGGGCCATCGCGTTCCACGTCGCGTGCAGAACGGCCGCCCCGAGCACCACCAAGATCACCAGCACGTCACCACCCTCTCACCACGACGCGAGCCGGTCAGGCAGATTATGGTGCCGTGGAGACCTCCCCCGAACAGCGCCTGTACGACGCAGCGGCACGGAGTCCGCGGGGTGAGGCGATGATCGCAGCTGCACGACGCGCGATCACCGAGGGGCTCGAGTCGGCTTCTCTCCGAGAGCTTGCCGAGGCGCCGCTGACCACCCGAAATCGAAGGGCACTTCTCCTCCGAGCGCTTGACGAATTGTCGATCCCTCGACCGGATCCGCGGGTACCAGGTCAGGTTGTCGAAGGTACGCCGTACGCGCGCCTGCCGACCGACACCCTCCACCTCGAAATCGTGGACGGGGAACTCGGACCTGAGGTGGTCATCCGCGTCAACGACGAGCTGATCACCGAGGAGGTCGATGGGATGGGGATGCACCCGTTCGACCTCCTCGTGCCCGCCAACCTCCTGGCCGCCGCCGGGCGGGTCGTGATCGGGCGGTGCAGCTGCGGCTCGGCAGGCTGCGGTTCGACCGAGGCTGAGGTCAGTCGAGTCGACGGTGTCGTGCACTGGGACTGGTCCGGTGATGCGCCCATGGAGCACGGCGTCTCGTTCGACGCCGCGCAGTACGACGTGGAGGTCGAGAGACTCGGCAACGACCAGGGTTGGGAGCGGACTGTGGACATCGGGGAGGTGGACATCGCCGGTCTGGAGCTCAGTTGGGCAGGTGTTGACTATCGGGATCCGCGGAAGCTTCTGGTTGCCCTGCATGCTGACGAGGAGCAGTTCCATATCTTCCTGCGGTTCCCGATCGACGCCGACCCGGATGACGTACGGCGTACCTTGCGGCAGCCGCCGAGGAGCTGGCAGGCGACGTACCACTCGTTGGTCGTCGGGCGGCGCGGGCGGCCGTCGATGGCGGGGTGGCGTTGGCGGTCAGAGGATGCCTGGGGGTAGTAGACCCAGGTCACGAAGGCTTTCAGCGGTTTCCACGATGGTCGTCTCGAGGGGACGCGGATTCCAACCGAGCACGGTGCGCGCTCGGGTGTTGTGGATGGTTGGGCGTGGGAGGTCGGGGCCCGGGGCTTCCTCCGTGGGTGTGGTCGCGCCGAGGCTGTTGTGGAGGAGTTGCGAGAGCTCGAGGAAGCTCGTGGCCGGATCATTGCCGACGGCAAGGAAACGGTTGCCAGCGGCATCGGGTGTGATCATGGCGCGGATGTGCAGGTCGGCTACATCGCGGACGTCGACCACTCCGAAGCGCGCGCGTGGGACGACCGTCATGGTCCCGTCGAGCATCATCTTGATCAGCTGGGTCGACGAGCGTAGGTCGGTGGTCAGCGTGGGGCCGAAGATCGCGGTGGGGTTGACCACCACCAGTTCGGTCGCACCGTCCTGCATGAGGCCCCAGGCGGCGCGTTCGGCGATTGCCTTTGACCGTGGGTACGGCGCCAGGCCCGGTGTGTCGGGGTCTGTCCAGTCGTCTTCGGTGTACTCAGCGGTGGGCTTCGGGGTGTAGCCGACCGCGGCGAAGGACGAGGTCAGTACGACGCGTCGGGCGCCGGCGTCTCGCGCTGCTCGTAGTACTCGCAGCGTGCCTTCGCGCGCCGGGACGATCAGCTCGTCCGGGTCCTCGGGTTGGACGACCGGGATCGGCGACGCGACGTGGTGGATCTCGGTGCAGCCGTCGACCGCGGCCTTCCAGCCGTCGTCGGACATCAGGTCCGCCTCGACGAACTCCAGATGCGTGTCGTCGGCACCACCACGGCGTACGGCGTCCCGCACCGAGGCGGCACGTGCCACAGAGCGGACCGTCGTACGGACGTCCGCACCATCGCGCAGGAGTCGCGCGATCAGATGCGTCGCCAGGTAACCGGAACCGCCTGTCACGAGTACCGGACTCGTGGGCGCCGGGCTCATCGGAGGGCTCCCAGACCGTCGACGACGTCGACGAGGCGCTCGATGGTTGCGGCTTCGGCGGCCTCGTCGCCGCGGTCGCGGGCGTCCCAGAGCGCGGCCTTCTCGCGGAGGTAGCGCAGCCGCGCCTGCTGCGCCGCGATCTCGGCCTCGATGCGTTCGGCGTGCCGGAGCAGGAGGTCGCGCTGTTCACCGGCGGCCTCGCGTCCGCGGGCGCGGTTCGCCAGGTACGTACGCATGTCGCCGATGCCGACGCCGACCGCGCGCAGGCAGGCGAGCGCTTCGAGCGTGTCGACGTCAGCGTTCTGGTACCGCCGGTGACCGCTCTGCGCGTCCCGGTCGATCGGGCCGATCAGCCCGACGTCCTCGTAGTACCGCAGCGTCGGCTCGCTCAACCCGCTCCGCCGCGCGACCTCCTGAATGGTGAAAACCGTCATGCCGCCACGGTCACACACTTAAAGCGCTTGAGGTCAAACAGGAAGGCCCGGGTGAATTCGCCCGGGCCTTCGAATTCAGAACATCAGTGCGCGGGCCGGGTCCTCGAGGATGCTGGCGACGTCGGCGAGGAAGGTGGAACCCTTCTCGCCGTCGATCAGGCGGTGGTCGAACGACAGCGCGAGCGTGGTGATCCACCGCGGCACGATCTCGTCGTCCACCACCCACGGCTGCTTGCGCACCGCGCCGAACGCGAGGATCGCGGCCTCGCCCGGGTTGATGATCGGCGTACCGGCGTCGACGCCGAACACACCGACGTTGGTGATCGTGAACGAACCGCCCGCCTGGTCGGCCGGCTGCGTCTTGCCCTCGCGAGCGGTGGCGACCAGGTCGTTGAGCGCCCGGCACAGGTCCGGGAGGGTGAGCGAGTCGGCGCCCTTGATGTTCGGGACGATCAGCCCGCGCGGGGTGGCCGCGGCGATGCCGAGGTTCACCGCGCCCTTGTAGACGATCTCCTGGGCCTGTTCGTCCCAGGCGGCGTTGACGATCGGCGTACGGCGGGCCGCCAGGGTGACCGCCTTCGCGACGATCAGCAGCGGGGAGACGCGCAGATCCTTGAACGCGCGGTCCGACTTCAACCGCTCGACGAGCTCCATCGTGGCGCTGACGTCGACGGTGATCCACTCGGTGACGTGCGGGGCGGTGAACGCGCTGGCAACCATCGCCTGCGCCATCACCTTCTGTACGCCCTTCACCGGTACGCGGGTGTCCTCGCGTCCGCTGATCACCGGTGCCGGTTCGTACGCCGGTACCGTGGCAACCGGCGCGTCGGCCGGGGCCGCTACATAGGCCTCGACGTCCGCCCGGGTGATGACGCCACCTGCACCGGTCGCCGTCACCGTGGCGAGGTCGATCCCGAGGTCCTTCGCCAACTTCCGCACCGGCGGCTTGGCCAGCACGTGCACCGTCCCGTTGCCTCCCGCGGCCGGCGCTGGGGTCGAGGGCGGTGCGGCGGGTGCCTGGCCGGTGCCAGCGGGTGCCGTGGGCGCGAACGCCGCGGGCGCCGCGGTCGCGGGCGCTGGTGGCGGGGCCGGCGTCGCAGCCAAAGCCGCGCCGGCTGTGCCCGGCGTGCCGACCGGTGTGGGCGTGCCGCCTGGGGTGGGGGCGGGTTTGCGTTGGCGGCGTTTGGATTCGGTGGTTTTGGGGCCGTAGCCGACCAGGACCGCGGTGCGGCCGCCGGATTCCTCCGGCTCCGGGATGGACGGGACCATGTCGTCGGCGAGCGGTTCCTCGCCCGCGGACTCGGTCTGGACCGAGATGATCGGCGTACCGACCGGGACGGTTTCGCCCTCCGGCACGAGCAGGTCGGTGATCACG contains the following coding sequences:
- a CDS encoding helix-turn-helix transcriptional regulator, whose translation is MGHRRLSLAQRRKSVGLSQDELAHALGVERSTVVRWEAGRTEPQAWVRPHLARALHLSDEPLDDLLCADVGSDAVDRRVFAGLATALALAPLARARMGSQIGTTQIRQLQQRTARLRRLDDHLGGMDTYEVYTSEMAATEKLIKTASYSSATARALTGVFAEQAQMAGWAAFDAGRYVESRRHYTAALSAAKESGDPGLEGNSLAFMAYEKADTRTAAESTRIAGTKATPRVRALLHERLAWTYAVSGQMSATARALDAATAAINEPSHFPEPDWVFWVDPLEIDIMAGRCYTELHRPSRAVPLLDDALARYDDTHSRDKALYSTWLAHALMDADDPERAAYVTEHAIDLASGVGSVRPGDRLRGVLSRLSHYGGPEVAAVLERARG
- the cutA gene encoding divalent-cation tolerance protein CutA; translated protein: MSGYLQVSTATATRDEAVQLAGSAVSAGLAAGAQIVGPVVSIFWHEGQYGEGEEWQVLLKTTEGRYAELEAHLLGNHSWANPEVSAVPITAGSARYLDWVDRTTKG
- a CDS encoding DMT family transporter, yielding MLVILVVLGAAVLHATWNAMAHGAPDRVAGLALFELAAGVIGLVAVLVMGLPPAGTWGYIIASALIHLAYLGGLLASYQLGQFSQMYPLARGTSPWVVALVSIVVLHQHLALVELAGVLLVSAGLIAIVFIGRPGRSQLPAIFAALGTGLTIASYTVVDGLAVHKMPVATYMGWVFMLQGFALPLVILLWRGPQTFNLPRSAIISGLAGGVVSMIAYGLVLWAQTRGTLATIAALRETSIIFGALIGTLFFKERFGPKRATAAAVVVAGILLITTG
- a CDS encoding NAD-dependent epimerase/dehydratase family protein, which gives rise to MSPAPTSPVLVTGGSGYLATHLIARLLRDGADVRTTVRSVARAASVRDAVRRGGADDTHLEFVEADLMSDDGWKAAVDGCTEIHHVASPIPVVQPEDPDELIVPAREGTLRVLRAARDAGARRVVLTSSFAAVGYTPKPTAEYTEDDWTDPDTPGLAPYPRSKAIAERAAWGLMQDGATELVVVNPTAIFGPTLTTDLRSSTQLIKMMLDGTMTVVPRARFGVVDVRDVADLHIRAMITPDAAGNRFLAVGNDPATSFLELSQLLHNSLGATTPTEEAPGPDLPRPTIHNTRARTVLGWNPRPLETTIVETAESLRDLGLLPPGIL
- a CDS encoding MerR family transcriptional regulator — protein: MTVFTIQEVARRSGLSEPTLRYYEDVGLIGPIDRDAQSGHRRYQNADVDTLEALACLRAVGVGIGDMRTYLANRARGREAAGEQRDLLLRHAERIEAEIAAQQARLRYLREKAALWDARDRGDEAAEAATIERLVDVVDGLGALR
- a CDS encoding dihydrolipoamide acetyltransferase family protein; translated protein: MGIQQFRLPDVGEGLVEAEIVSWKVKPGDTVKLNDTIVEIETAKSLVELPVPFAGVITDLLVPEGETVPVGTPIISVQTESAGEEPLADDMVPSIPEPEESGGRTAVLVGYGPKTTESKRRQRKPAPTPGGTPTPVGTPGTAGAALAATPAPPPAPATAAPAAFAPTAPAGTGQAPAAPPSTPAPAAGGNGTVHVLAKPPVRKLAKDLGIDLATVTATGAGGVITRADVEAYVAAPADAPVATVPAYEPAPVISGREDTRVPVKGVQKVMAQAMVASAFTAPHVTEWITVDVSATMELVERLKSDRAFKDLRVSPLLIVAKAVTLAARRTPIVNAAWDEQAQEIVYKGAVNLGIAAATPRGLIVPNIKGADSLTLPDLCRALNDLVATAREGKTQPADQAGGSFTITNVGVFGVDAGTPIINPGEAAILAFGAVRKQPWVVDDEIVPRWITTLALSFDHRLIDGEKGSTFLADVASILEDPARALMF